GCTCAGAAAATAACCATGAGAAAAAGATACGAACTTACTTAATTGGAGAAAAAGACACgtcattgtttcttttatctttcctataatgtgaaagaaaacaacacaatAGGTTCACAGTAGAATTCAATGGAATTTATATGAGATTTCTTATCTGTTTCCTGTGCCTGTTGAGaacaatttctttaaaagtatctttttctgtgaaaaaacccccacagaCTCCTGAGGTAAACTTCTACacctggaattaaaaaaaaaaaaccaacaaacttcATCCTTCTTTTGGTGATGTGCAACAGGACTGCCTCTTTCTGTTGGAACCAGAGTGCAAAGCCTGGACACTAAGCACATATTTTGGTGGAAGATGCACATCTGAGAAAACTGCACCATTAACTGATATCTCAGGAGAACTGTTACTATTTCAGATCCCTAGAGGAAGTGTTCAACAACAACGTGTCAGTCATTCAGTAGTGGCTGAATGAAAAGAAACGTTGTTATCTTTAAAGGAAGCTCTTCCCATGGTTGTACACAGCTATTGGACACAACTGCAAAAATAACAACATTTAATTAAAGCAGCTAAGAAAACTGGACTAAGGGCCCTAGGGCTAACTCCACAGAAAGGATGTACTACATGGtcagaagcaggaaaaagcCTTTGTGTGCTTTTACACACCAGATTATCTGAACAAGACTGAAAACTGAGAGACCAGCTCAAACTCATCAGCTTCTGGAAATTCCAGAATAGAAGTTTCATGTGACAGACCACCAAGCAAGTAAAAATGACTGATGGgtaatttaaaatcaaaccaTCTAAGGTGCAATTACACCCAATTACTTTTAGCACAATAATTTGAGATGTTTGCTCACTTGTGACTGAATGACTTATCACTATTCATgaatggtgaggcactggcacatgtttcccagagaagttgtggatgccccatccctggcagtattcaaggccaggttggatgaaggtctgagcaacctgggatagtgggaggtgcccctgcccatggcaggggagttggaactgGACGATcctgaaggtcccttccaacccaagccattccatgattctataattctgttttatgaattaaaattaattttgtttagcTCTTATTAACTTATTAGTTTGTAACTATGGGCttaaatgaagtttttaaaCAAGTGGTTTGATACTTAAAATCTAATCTGTAAcataaaaacaacattttaatacaacatattttaaaatgtcttgaCAGACATGTATCATGACAGATAGTCCTTTTAGGAGAAAGATACTAAAGTGAAACTGGTGCTCCTCAACACAACCAATACAACAACAAACACACATtaccttctccttctccagaaTATGAACCCCCCTATAGCGACTACAGCAAAGATAGCCAAGAGGCATCCAATAACCACTCCAGCAACAACACCTGATAAAAGAGAAGtagtatttaataattttcctcttcAGTAACTTCTAACTGAATCAACATGCTACAGCAGAACCTTGCAAATGACTAGCCAAGCATGCTCCACTCCACTAAAAAAAACTTGTCTTTACTGTCTTTTGGCAGTACCAGTATTGAAACCTCATTAAGCATAAGAACCagaaacttttaaattaatataaaattggGATCAAAGGACTGGTATCTATATTCCAATACACCTGCTTCTAGTTCAACATAACTGTGAGACCATCAGTTGCTATTTGCCACTTGTTGCTTGACCAAAGTCTCACTGTGTCCTCCAATCCCTTTCAGCAGCCATGAGTAGCACGGCTTCTGGCTACTCATGCAGTGAAATCTCACATGGAAAAAAGGGATCACCCAAAGACCTAGTAAAGTATGAATTTACAGAGAAGTGCTGCTGCAAAGCTAGGAACCAACAGGTGTTTTGGTATTATGAAACTTGCCATAATTAAGGAATCTCCACATGCTGTGTATGTGCCAAGCCACCAATGCTATAGTTATTTGACATTTACTATACCTGGATCATGGGGTAGTAAAACCGGTTCAGAACAGGGTGAAAATGATACATAACTATCTTCCCCCTCAATTATGTTGGCCACAAAGGTTATATTAGTGAAACCTGCAACACATGCCCTGTTGAAAAGGAaggtataagaaaaaaaaaaaaaacaaacacaaaaacaggTACATTACAGGGTTTTAACAGCCTTTAGCAAGATCTTTAATCTTTCCATTAGTTTATCTCCCAGATTTCAACAGCAGAAAACATAACAATAGAGTGGTTTGAAATAAATACCTGTATGAACGAAGAGGGAACAATGGCCCATTTTCGTAGCCATACATTGTGTTTCCCTTGCCTACATTAATGATGTTTTTACCATTCTGAGAACGGGAAGAATGGGATTCTGCTGGCTCTGTTTTTATGACATATGTAACATAAGCAGTTGTCTTCTTCTTCTTGAAATCTTTGTATGTATTGTTCAATTTAGACTTCAAAGACTCAGAAccttcaggaaaaaacaagaaCATGGATATAATTCATTCCCTGGTTTTGTATCAACTGGCACAGTGGTTGAGTTGGTCACATTAACCACAGCTGTCATTCCTCCACAAGTACAGCCTAAAATGAAAGGCTGAGAGCGACAGATAATCTCAGAAACCTCTTCTACTGCAGTGCAATCTACTCCACTACCTCTCCCCAGTGTTATTTGTTTTAACTTGCTATTGGTTTTACTTCTACCGTGTATAGTAGAGCTTCTGAATAAAGGTACATGAGTGTTGGAATCAGGTATCCCTGTGGACAGACTTCACCAGCCAAGTCAACTATACCCACACATGTTCTATCAATTCTTGTATGTAgagaataaaatgcaaatggTGTAGAAAAAATCCACCAGTATTTGTGCTATCCAAACAGCATCAGGCCTCATTTAGGGTGACACTGAACTTGTTCTGACCTTGTTCCATCCTACAAGAAGTCTCACACCTAAACTGTAGGAGATGAAAGAGgtaatttctgcctttccttgACATAGACAAGCACTGGACAAAATAATGGCCAGAACCGTTTCCCCTTCAGAAGATTAAGAACAGGTTACCACAGTGAGCAGTGACCAACAGGACAGATTTGCAGAACAGCACCAATTGACAGTGTCTGTTCTCAGAGCAGATGAATCCTAGAACCTTGAGGCAATTATACAGTTGAGGTACATGTAACCTAAGAGGTAATAAACTCGACTTACCAGTTGTCCCAACAACCCAAGAGCAAGCCAATTAGCAAATCTTCCCAGTGTTGAGGGAGGATGAACAATCTCTCTCACTGGACAGAAGTTTTCTCTCTACTGACTTGTAGCCTTTACAAAGCTAACAGGTCCTTCTAAAAGTGGGTATAATACTGAATTGACCTTTAAAAATGAGAAGCCTTGCAGGAGGCTCTGAAAGGTGGAAAAGGTCTGGTAAGTTTTCTAGAGCTGTGCAGACAACAGGTGATCTACCACCAGCAGCAAAGCTCTCCTCAATTGtacttctgcagcagcagggtgcaTGACAACTGTTCTAAAGCACTAATTTGGTCTCAGTAAAGGCAGATGAGGTTGCAATTAACTCAGCTGCCTAGAAATGGGTGTTCAATAGTACCCAAGATACATTATGCTCTGTCTTGTCCCTAGTTTCCATTCCAACAGGATGTACATCCCTGGTTATATCCGCTCCTTGTAGATGCCTCGAATACCACCCTATGACATTTCAAATAGTCTTAGACACCATTTCTTACACAACAGAATTAAGTCCCCTCTGTCTATCCTAAAGGTAACCATGACTGGTTTAGAGAAACATCTCAAGAATATTTATGCTACTTCAACAACAAAGCTGAAGAGAAGCTTGGCTGTAAGGTTGTCTTCTGATCCCATCAAAGCACTCACTCTACATTACAAATGTGGGCAACCTTACTCCCTTATTTCTCTCAGTCACATCCTACAAGTTCCTCCTTGAATaccttccaatccaaaccacaCAGAAGAATGCATCAAATCTCCTTGTGACTAACCAGGACTGGCAGAAGTTACAAGAAGAGCTGCATGCAAGAGATTGGCATTCAAATCAGCAATTCTGGGGCAGCTGAGTAGGCATgtgaaaaataggaattttctGTACTGATGTGATGCaacatagatatatatatacacacacacacaaacatgcaTTTTTGGATACATATCGCAATGGAAAACCACTGAAGGAAGAGCGATCAtcaaaattctgcaaaattaatttccagtaTTGAAACAAAGGATAAGCATGATTGTCAACTACCACTTAGCAGAAACTGTCTTCATCAGGTGCCTTATTCTTCCAGTGCACTGGCAAAAATGAACAGTTGTTCGAGTAGAACCTATGCTGCAAAACTAAGTTCCCTAATTCAATGATTTATCATTAGACATTCACCTATCAGAGACATTTCTCAGTTCTGATGCTTTAAATACACCAGTCTGATAGGCCATCCTCTAGTTTTCCATGGCATTTAACTTCCATTAATGCTGTCAATGATATTTAAGCCTTCCACCCACATCCCATCTCTCCCTTAAAGACTTTTGAGTAAAATCAGGGAAAaagctcttttccttttaaaacctTACTGCAGGCATCTTTCAGCTGAagaatgaaggggaaaaaacatgcCGTATTACAAAGCTGCCTCTACTAGCTGCTCTAAAATTATTCTGTGGGGAAAGAAAGGATACTACACAATCTTGGGGAAGGGAATCACTGGGAAATCAAGGTGACAATAGCACAAGAGCAATGCATATGAGATTAACGTACAAAGATAAGTCAGGCAGGAAAAGACTGAGTGAAAACAGGCATCTTCTGAAAACAGGAGTGACCTGACTTCAAGCAAGCAAGGTATTTGCCCCACAGTTTCTGAAAAGTCATTGGAAGTTCTGATTTTGCTCTTTCTTCATCTGTTTAACACCTACTTAGAGTATAAAACATAATGCTGCCTGGTAAATTGTTTCAGCTACACAATAATATTATAAACATCTTACTTTGATTTTCTGTTGTAATCATTATTGCGTAGGCTTCTAATGGACCATTCAGTGAACCAAAATCAGAGAATTCAACAGACAATGAGCTGTGGCTGATGGCCTTGACTGAAGGAACTTCAGTTGGAGGAGGTGGGTCTatcaacaaaaacattttttagtACATTAAACACTGATAAAAGTTCTCCAATAAGAAAAAGCCATTATACCAACACTGTTCACATAATGTATATTTATTGTGCATCACATTAGACTATGAATTAATGTAGTGTTTTATTCATAATCTGCAGGTTGGTGATGCAGTGCATACCAAGTCTGGTATTCTGCAACCATTAAGTTAACATTTTTGTCCTACAAGTACCTTTCATTCTCAGATCTTAATGCTTACCAGTAATGCTGGTGTGACACAACTTGGTCACTGGAGAGCTTTCTCTGCCATTTGAAAGAGTTGTGATAGTAACATTATAGGTGCTGAAAAAATGTAAACTTGCTATTTCGAAGGTTTGCTCAGGGTCTTCTGCCGTGCAGTTTGGAGGCAATTCTAGAGTACTTGTATTAGATATTTCAATTCTGAAGCCAGCGTAGTTACCAGAAGGACACTTCCACTTCAGCTTTAGGAAAGGTTGCTTGGCCACCGGTTCACACTGAAATGAATTCACTGAGAGAGGTactgccaaaagaaaaaagaatgacaaaaaaGGAGGAGTAAGAAATCAAGCCTTGCCCTTAATAGAAACAGCTGTCTATTTATATGTTATGTGTATAAATGCTTGGAAAACTTCAGCATTCCCTTCCCCTTTTAAAAGATGGCTACATGGCACATATTGCCTACACAAGGATTTGTTACCCCATGAGGAAGATAACTATTTAACACAGTACACAGACCTATTCTGTGCTCTTTACCTCTTCTACAGACAGGGTTACTGGGAAAATTTAGGTTATCTATCAAGATcaacaacattttcaaaatattgttCAACCATTCAACATATTACTCTATGAACATTTTTAGAGTAGTATGTAGACTGCCACTAAATTCctctaaaattattaaaaactcTTAGTGGCCAACAAATAAGAGAATTAATTTAATCTCTGTCCATTAAGAGTACAGCAGGAGCCATCCTTAAAAGCAGCAACGGTAACAAGTCAGTTTGGGCGAGAGTCTTCTAGGACACGATATAAAAATTGCAACCTTATGACCAGATACTGAAACATAGTTAAGTATTGTAGCTGTAACACTGAGAAGAAAGATTCCTCTAAACTAAACGTCTTATAAAACTTGGCCTAGAGGACCAAAACATTTATAAATTGACAATTACAACACACAAcaaatttatttcctctctcaGTAAGTATTCGGTATTTGCAAATACAGGGGTAATAGACTGatctattaaattattttgttattagAAGGGgtattattttaagaaactaAGGAGCAGCACAATTGTGTACCAGAAGTAATAGATTTAGTAAAAACAGATGTGAGTGACTAGAACTTGAActgaattttataaatatttatttttcttcagtaacaCTGTCAGTTATTCCTACAAATACAGTGTAATTATAGGAGATTACAGACAAACCCTGGAACACCACCTCTGACACCTGGTGACAAGGGATGCCTGGTTTCTAGAGGAGTCATGACTTTTTATCTCTGTCCTGTAGGAATAGTTAGATGAAGTATCATCAGTGCTCCATGGGAAGATATCAAAGACCAGCACACTCTACCCCAATATAGAAGAAAAACCCGGGCCCTGTGCAAGTCAAAAAGAGACTCCAGAAACACTCAGGAATATTTTGTGACAGACAAAAAAAGCAGAGGCACAACTATGTTTCCATGTTTTAGTCAGACTCAGAATTTTGAGTAGCCAAGCAGGACCTTCAGAGTACGAGCAACTCCGCAAGTTCATCCCAGAGCCCCTTAGGAAAACCCACTCGGGAGCTCTGGGCCACATACACTTCACCTCAGCCAAAATgggacaaaacaaaataaaggacAAGGCAGTGTCACAACAAGGAGGAAAATACAATGCCTAACATGAGGAATGCAGCAGTAACTCAGCCTTCTCCTGTTGGCTGATGGGCTGAGCAAAGCAGGAGGGCTGACAGCCATCCCATCCAATTCTGCCCAAGCTCAGCTGTATCCAGGGGCCTCCAAAGGGGGAAATTTCCCAGGCATACTCTGTGGGAAGCCTTCCAAATAAGGACCCGAGAGGCTCACCTAGAGGAAACAGAGAGCAACAAAACCCCCTGCAAAGAACTCCCTACCACACAGTACTATTGTTGTCTCCAGGTAGGCTGTATGCAGAACTTCTGGCTAATGTAATATTGTATTTCAAACCCTGAGCAGGTAAGCAGAACTCTGTcctgcacagcaaagcacagacCACCAGCAACAGCGACGCAAAAAACTATGACTTACTTGTACACAGGTCTATGGACAGGGCGTCACCTTTTGTCTCATCATCAGCTGCTACAGCAAATACTGTGAAGTTGTACATTGTTCCAGGGATTAACTCAGTAATTTCTGCTTTGGTTTCATTGAATCTCCAGTTCTCCACAAATGTACCATTTACAATCTCTATCCTGTACGTGTAGGACTCAGAAGCACTGTCAGTCACCTCCCATTTTAAGGTGACAGAAGTCACACCAATGGATTCTGCTGTGAGATTATGAACCGGGCTGGGCCCTGTGAAAGGCAAAGCAAGAACGCATCAACCTGCAAGAACAGCTGCTCACAGACATGCAAACAAGAAACACAGCCACACCAGGCCTTCAATTCCCTCACATCACTCATGGCCCAGACTGCAGGAACATCCCAGCAGCATCACCAGACACTCCTGGAGGCTGCTGCACCAGTGGGCAGCTAAGACACAACTGAAGACAGCCATTCCAAGTGGCATTCCCCTCCCTTTGACACTCCAAAATACAGGCTTGGGGCACCGCTGAAGCAAGAGCTCCCAGGGAATCCAGACAGGTGGACAAGAAAGGGATGGGTATGGTTGGCAATGCAGGCAATCTCAGTTTGGTTGATTGCTCAGTTTTTAGTTTAGCTCTTGTTCTGGAGGACCTTTTGTTTCATGGTGGGGGGTCAGGAGGAAGTTTGGTGGTCAATAAgtaaatcaatcaatcaatcaatcaagGCTATGCTGCTTCTCTACATGAATCACTCACTCTGAGCCTCTGGTTCAGGTAAGGCTCCTATTAAATTACAACCTCGGGCAGGTGGGCAAAGCCCTGTcctgcacagcaaagcacagacCACCAGGAAGAGGgatgaaaaaaacctgtgacTTACTTGTATACAGGTCTTTGGTCACACCTTCTCCTTCTGTCTTATTATCAGCTGCTACAGCAAATACTGTGAACTTGTACGGTGTCCCAGGGATTAAGCCGGTAATTTCTGCTACGGTTTCATTGGTCGTCTGGTTCACCAAAAGTGTATTGTCTGTGCCATTTACAACCTCTATCCTGTACGTGTAGGAGCCAGAAGCACTGTCATTCATCTCCCATTTTAGCTTGACAGAAGTCACACCAATGGATTCTGCTGTGAGATTATGAACCGGGCTGGGCCCTGTGAAAGGCAAAGCAACAACTCATCAACCTGCAAGAACAGCTGCTCACAGACATGCAAACAAGAAACACAGCCAACACCAGGCCTTCAATTCCCTCACACCACTCATGGTCCAGACTGCAGGTGCACCCCAATAGCATCACCAGGCATTCCTGCAGGCTTTTGCATTAATAGCTGGGGAACAGGAAATTGAGAATGAGCCATCTCAAGCATGACTCGTTTTCCTTTCATAGGCAAAGTCAAGAAGGGGGCATAGGCCACCCTGGAGCCACCACTTGCAGGGCTTCACCTGGCAAGCCAAAAAGGTAGACAGGAAGGAGAGAATATGGGAGGGGAAAGATGCTAGTGGTGCCAGTCTGTACAGCAAAATATAAGGAAGATGAAATATCACTAGAAGAGGATTAGCAGTGATGATTCAGACACTCTTCTCCAATTCTCATGCCCTGCACTTCACTTCCATACAAGAGGAAACCATCTCCAGACTTTCTGGAGACACTTTCTCCAGCCCCCTATTCTTTCTGCATCTTTAAAAGAGGGTAATTAGTCATTACAGACAGACAGCACAGGGGAGACTTCTGGGCACTGACTGGTCAGCTAGGATCATACATGCAGGCACAattcaggaaaacacaaatgaCAGGAACACCCATCTATTCGCCTTCAAATGCACTTTATGCAATCAGGCTGGGCTACTGCCTTGCAAGCCAGCTCCAAAATGGTCCCTCCAACACCACATGTCAAGACTTTTAATGTTCAGCATGGCAAAGGTGCTAGATAGCCAAAGGAGTTCTCCTGATCTAGCACTGCCTGAATCTCTCAGCTGGTTGCACCACAAAGGCAGCTATAGGCCCCCAAATCACACAGGTTCACCCAGCACAGTACACTTTTTGTGGGAGCCTCTTAAATGAGAATCTCAGGCCCCCATACTCTAGGAAGCAATCACAAATGTCCCTTTCCCAAATCTGCAAGAGATCAGTGCTCAGAGAAAAGTCCCTTCTCTTGGCTGACAGTCTTGGAGCAAGCTTTACCAACAGCTTTATACCAGGGCAATTCTGCTTCTACAATAACATCTGATGTTTGGAGAGTGGCCATCttcagctccaggatggaatCCCCAACTGCCTGAAAGAGGCTTAAATTACAACCCTTGGGAGGGTGAGCAGAGCCCCATGTtgcacagcaaagcacagacCACCAGGAACAAGGATGCAAAAAACTGCGACTTACTTGTATACTGCTCTATGGTCACACCTTCTCCTTCTGTCTTATTATCAGCTGCTACAGCAAATACTGTGAAGTTGTACAGGGTCCCAGGGATTAAGCCGGTAATTTCTGCTTTGGTTTCATTGGTTGTCTGGTTCACCAAAAGCGTATTGTCTGTGCCATTTACAACCTCTATCCTGTACGTGTAGGAGTCAGAAGCACTGTCAGTCACCTCCCATTTTAAGGTGACAGAAGTCACACCAATGGATTCTGCTGTGAGATTATGAACTGGGCTGGGCCCTGTGAAAGGCAAAACAACAACCTGtcaaaaacagaaataaagaagagCCACAGCCACATTTCCCTATTCCACACAGAATGAGCATCACTTGGAGCCAAGTGTCACTTCTCTGTTTGAGGCATTTCTAGAAAGGTCATAGGAACTTCAGGGGATATTCTATTTCATTTCATATGCAACAATTCCTTGTTTCCACAGTGGTTTTCCAGATAGAGAAACAGATGGAAATCAGGGAAAGAAACAGTCCAAGCTGATCTTGGTCTGTTAACGCTAAATCATGCCCAGGAGTCTCAATTTGAGACCTTCAGCCTAAACTCTCCTCAATATCAGGAGAAAGAAATGGGCTTCTGGAGCAGGTCCAACAGCTGACACACCTTAGGGGGTGTGCAAGGCCAACTCAGCACCAATTCCAGACAGATAAAACTCACTACAGGCAGCATAGAAAGCTTATCGACTCAGTAGCAGTTCTACAACACACTCCACTAATTACTTTGTAGAGACAGTGCCTGTTGTCTTTGCATTTCTGAGCTAGACACAAAAGTAGTGTTTCCTCCTATCCCATATATCTGGTCTGGGAAAAAAGGTGCCCTGGAACAAACCCAGTGAGATTGACACCACACTTGATAATACAACCCTAGGAAGTGAGTCAGTCACAGCCCACAGGAACCTCAGGCCCCAAACTCTGCAAAGAGTCCAAAACGATCTTTAAGAACAAAATGACTCCGTGACCATGGCACCACATCTCTGAACAGCATATCTTTTGCTATGAGCTGTGACAACCCACTCCCAGAGGCATTGTGAGGGGTATATTCAGACCTCAAGTGTCTAGGAAAAGTCACACTGCGGTAGCAGCTGAATCTCTACATAGTCTTGAGTAGACATGAAGATGAAATAACTGATGAAATAACAGGTGGCACATGCAAGCACAGACAATTTTAGTCCATTTGCAAAGACTACTGCATTCAAGCACACACAAATCTGGAACAAAAAAGCAACATCACAACGAGAAATAGGACAAAAGtggaaaaccaaagaaacaaagcagaggAATTTGGTACAACCAGCATGGTTACGTGCAATTGTAGACACCATTTACTTACTTGTATACAGGTCTATGGGCTCGCCTTCTCCTTCTGTCTCATTATCAGCTGCTACCGTAAACACTGTGAAGTTGTACAGTGTCCCAGCGGTTAAATTGGTAATTTCTGCTTTGGTGTCACTGAATGTCCGGTTCTCCTCAAATGTACCATTTACAATCTCTATCCTGTACGTGTAGGACTCAGAAGCACTGTCAGTCACCTCCCATTTTAAGGTGACAGAAGTCACACCGATGGATTCTGCTGTGAGATTATGAACCGGGTTGGGTCCTGTGAAAGGCAAAGCAACAACTCATCAACCTGCAAGAACAGCTGCTCACAGACATGCAAACAAGAAACACAGCCACACCAGGTCTTCAATTCCCTCACATCACTCATGGTCCAGACTGCAGGAACATCCCAACAGCACCACCAGCCACTCCTGGAGGCTGCTGCACCAGTGGGCAGCTAAGACACAACTGAAGACAGCCATTCCAAGTGGCATTCCCCTCCCTTTGACACTCCAAAATATAGGCTTTGGGCACCGTTGAAGCAAGAGCTCCCAGGGAATCCAGACAGGTGGACATGAAAGGGATGGGTATGGTTGGCAATGCAGGCAATCTCAATTTGGTTGATTGCTCAGTTTTTAGTTTAGTTCTTGTTGTGGAGGATCTTTTGTTTCATGGTGGGGGGTTAGAGGAAGTTTGGCGGTCAATAAGTAAATCAATCAGTCAATCAAGGCTATGCTTCTTCTCTACATGAATCACTCACTCTGAGCCTCTGGCTCAGGTAAGGCTCCTATTAAATTACAACCTCGGGCAGGTGGGCAAAGCCCTGTcctgcacagcaaagcacagacCACCAGGAAGAGGgatgaaaaaaacctgtgacTTACTTGTATACTGGTCTATGGTCACACCTTCTCCTTCTGTCTTATTATCAGCTGCTACAGCAAATACTGTGAACTTGTACGGTGTCCCAGGGATTAAGTCGGTAATTTCTGCTACAGTTTCATTGGATGGCTGGTTCATCAAAACTGTATTGTCTGTGCCATTTACAACCTCTATCCTGTACGTGTAGGAGCCAGAAGCACTGTCTGTCACCTCCCATTTTAGGGTGACAAAAGTCACACCAATGGATTCTGCTGTGAGATTATGAAccgggctgggctctgtgaaAGGCAAAGCAACAACTCATCAACCTGCAAGAACAGCTGCTCACAGACATGCAAACAAGAAACACAGCCACACCTGTGCTTCACTGAGCAGCTAAAAGAGAACTGAACCAAAACCTCACTAAGGGGCATCCACATCCCTTTGACACCCTAAAACTTAAGCACAGCCCATCACAATGATTCACAAGGACCGAACTCCTAAGGCTTCTCTTGGGAATACAGAGGTAGGCAGGAAAGTGATTGAGTAGAATCTAAATTTACTTAGAAGGGGCCTACAGCTACCCTCATCCAACTACCTGACCACCTCATGCCTCATCAAAAGCTAAAGCATATTACTAAGAGTATTATCCAGATGTCTCAAACACAGAAGGGCTTGAGGCACTGACCCCCTCTCCAGGAAGCCTATTCCAGTGTTTGAACCCCCTATCaataaagaaatgcttcctaatgtcaagcccaaacctcccctgagGCAGCTTTGAACAATTCCCACTCCTCATATTCCTGGATACCAGAGAATAGAGATCAGCCTCTCTCTGCATTTCTCCACCTGAGGAAGCTGAAGAGAACAATGAGGTCACCCCCTCAAACCT
This region of Catharus ustulatus isolate bCatUst1 chromosome 6, bCatUst1.pri.v2, whole genome shotgun sequence genomic DNA includes:
- the PTPRJ gene encoding receptor-type tyrosine-protein phosphatase eta isoform X1, whose product is MRRLPLPCLLLLLLPAEVRCTIACTEDCSSENVTTEPATSNDDLSVNSASGNRISAGRRVIRAASPTDETRGSSPIYDLTAESINVTSVKLKWVVEENASDLNMTYRIEVVNVTDDTLVTNQTTNEIEAEINGLIPGTPYNFTVFPIYDNGTEGEEKSRKIYTRPSPVHNLTAESIGVTSVTLKWEVTDSASGSYTYRIEIVSGTFVENRTFSDTKAEITNLTAGTLYNFTVFTVAADNETEGEGEPIDRYTKPSPVHNLTAESIGVTFVTLKWEVTDSASGSYTYRIEVVNGTDNTVLMNQPSNETVAEITDLIPGTPYKFTVFAVAADNKTEGEGVTIDQYTRPNPVHNLTAESIGVTSVTLKWEVTDSASESYTYRIEIVNGTFEENRTFSDTKAEITNLTAGTLYNFTVFTVAADNETEGEGEPIDLYTRPSPVHNLTAESIGVTSVTLKWEVTDSASDSYTYRIEVVNGTDNTLLVNQTTNETKAEITGLIPGTLYNFTVFAVAADNKTEGEGVTIEQYTRPSPVHNLTAESIGVTSVKLKWEMNDSASGSYTYRIEVVNGTDNTLLVNQTTNETVAEITGLIPGTPYKFTVFAVAADNKTEGEGVTKDLYTRPSPVHNLTAESIGVTSVTLKWEVTDSASESYTYRIEIVNGTFVENWRFNETKAEITELIPGTMYNFTVFAVAADDETKGDALSIDLCTIPLSVNSFQCEPVAKQPFLKLKWKCPSGNYAGFRIEISNTSTLELPPNCTAEDPEQTFEIASLHFFSTYNVTITTLSNGRESSPVTKLCHTSITDPPPPTEVPSVKAISHSSLSVEFSDFGSLNGPLEAYAIMITTENQSSESLKSKLNNTYKDFKKKKTTAYVTYVIKTEPAESHSSRSQNGKNIINVGKGNTMYGYENGPLFPLRSYRACVAGFTNITFVANIIEGEDSYVSFSPCSEPVLLPHDPGVVAGVVIGCLLAIFAVVAIGGFIFWRRRRKDKRNNDVSFSPIKIKKSKMIKVENFESYFKKQQADSNCGFAEEYEELKSAGVQQPKFVAELPENRGKNRYNNVLPYDISRVKLSNQSSGTGDYINASYMPGYNSKKAFIAAQGPLPNTIEDFWQMIWEKNIYSIIMLTKCVEQARTKCEQYWPDKQSKSYGDIIVTMVSEVVLPEWTIRDFTVEKDNSPESHTVRQFHFTSWPDHGVPETTDLLINFRHLVHEYNSQNPVDSPTLVHCSAGVGRTGTFIAIDRLIQQMEMENSVDVYGVVYDLRMHRPLMVQTEDQYVFLNQCVMDIIKSQRERQTDLIYQNVTAMAIYENITPGPAFGKANGYHA
- the PTPRJ gene encoding receptor-type tyrosine-protein phosphatase eta isoform X3; protein product: MRRLPLPCLLLLLLPAEVRCTIACTEDCSSENVTTEPATSNDDLSVNSASGNRISAGRRVIRAASPTDETRGSSPIYDLTAESINVTSVKLKWVVEENASDLNMTYRIEVVNVTDDTLVTNQTTNEIEAEINGLIPGTPYNFTVFPIYDNGTEGEEKSRKIYTRPSPVHNLTAESIGVTSVTLKWEVTDSASGSYTYRIEIVSGTFVENRTFSDTKAEITNLTAGTLYNFTVFTVAADNETEGEGEPIDRYTKPSPVHNLTAESIGVTFVTLKWEVTDSASGSYTYRIEVVNGTDNTVLMNQPSNETVAEITDLIPGTPYKFTVFAVAADNKTEGEGVTIDQYTRPSPVHNLTAESIGVTSVTLKWEVTDSASDSYTYRIEVVNGTDNTLLVNQTTNETKAEITGLIPGTLYNFTVFAVAADNKTEGEGVTIEQYTRPSPVHNLTAESIGVTSVKLKWEMNDSASGSYTYRIEVVNGTDNTLLVNQTTNETVAEITGLIPGTPYKFTVFAVAADNKTEGEGVTKDLYTRPSPVHNLTAESIGVTSVTLKWEVTDSASESYTYRIEIVNGTFVENWRFNETKAEITELIPGTMYNFTVFAVAADDETKGDALSIDLCTIPLSVNSFQCEPVAKQPFLKLKWKCPSGNYAGFRIEISNTSTLELPPNCTAEDPEQTFEIASLHFFSTYNVTITTLSNGRESSPVTKLCHTSITDPPPPTEVPSVKAISHSSLSVEFSDFGSLNGPLEAYAIMITTENQSSESLKSKLNNTYKDFKKKKTTAYVTYVIKTEPAESHSSRSQNGKNIINVGKGNTMYGYENGPLFPLRSYRACVAGFTNITFVANIIEGEDSYVSFSPCSEPVLLPHDPGVVAGVVIGCLLAIFAVVAIGGFIFWRRRRKDKRNNDVSFSPIKIKKSKMIKVENFESYFKKQQADSNCGFAEEYEELKSAGVQQPKFVAELPENRGKNRYNNVLPYDISRVKLSNQSSGTGDYINASYMPGYNSKKAFIAAQGPLPNTIEDFWQMIWEKNIYSIIMLTKCVEQARTKCEQYWPDKQSKSYGDIIVTMVSEVVLPEWTIRDFTVEKDNSPESHTVRQFHFTSWPDHGVPETTDLLINFRHLVHEYNSQNPVDSPTLVHCSAGVGRTGTFIAIDRLIQQMEMENSVDVYGVVYDLRMHRPLMVQTEDQYVFLNQCVMDIIKSQRERQTDLIYQNVTAMAIYENITPGPAFGKANGYHA